From a single Sulfolobus sp. E5-1-F genomic region:
- the amrA gene encoding AmmeMemoRadiSam system protein A — MIQGDLVQIQELNKEIGQLLIEIAKKSIKEEFKLDKLDLSNYNNPILDKKGLAFVTLEKITHNTTSLRGCIGYVEAVAPLKQIVASAAKAAAFSDPRFNPLQKDELSEIIIEVTVLTKPEEIKVENRWDLPKIIKVGEDGLIVEKGILHSGLLLPQVPMEYCWDEETFLAETCIKASLEPDCWLDNSVTIKRFHGIIFRETRPNGSDIIVIEPRDIKCKLNELLNNF, encoded by the coding sequence ATGATTCAAGGGGATCTAGTACAGATACAGGAATTAAACAAAGAGATAGGACAGTTACTAATAGAAATAGCTAAAAAATCCATTAAAGAAGAATTCAAGTTAGACAAGCTAGATTTGAGTAACTATAATAATCCCATTTTAGATAAAAAAGGTCTAGCTTTTGTAACTTTGGAGAAAATTACGCATAACACGACTTCCTTAAGAGGTTGTATAGGTTATGTTGAAGCAGTTGCTCCTTTGAAGCAGATAGTTGCGTCTGCAGCTAAAGCTGCTGCTTTTTCAGATCCAAGATTTAATCCACTACAAAAGGACGAATTATCAGAAATTATTATTGAGGTTACAGTTCTAACAAAACCAGAAGAGATAAAGGTAGAAAATAGGTGGGATTTACCTAAGATTATAAAAGTCGGAGAGGATGGTTTGATAGTTGAAAAAGGTATTCTCCATAGTGGTCTTTTACTGCCTCAAGTTCCCATGGAATATTGTTGGGACGAAGAAACGTTCTTAGCAGAAACTTGTATTAAGGCTTCTTTGGAACCAGATTGTTGGTTAGACAACTCGGTCACAATTAAAAGATTCCATGGAATAATATTTAGAGAGACTAGACCTAATGGAAGCGATATTATAGTGATAGAACCTCGCGATATTAAATGTAAATTAAACGAATTACTAAATAACTTCTGA
- the pdo gene encoding protein disulfide oxidoreductase, with the protein MEQEYAELFSDEVKNALQDALKDMRNPVDVYVFVDSEDSNCQYCSVTTKFLEFIASAAPKDDNGSLLKVHIVDRANQNDRKIFEEFHVERVPTVAFYNGYIRWTGAPLGEEIRALVETIVRLSQGESGLSQETIEAIKSKLNGKVKIETVVTPSCPYCPYAALMAHMVAFEACRAGKCNVISDVVEAYENQDIAEKYQVMSVPSIAINESVEFIGVPYEENFINAILEKQKIS; encoded by the coding sequence ATGGAACAAGAATATGCCGAACTATTTAGTGATGAAGTTAAAAATGCATTACAAGATGCATTAAAAGATATGAGAAATCCCGTAGATGTTTATGTCTTCGTAGATAGCGAAGACTCTAATTGTCAATATTGCAGCGTCACTACTAAATTTCTGGAGTTTATCGCTAGTGCTGCGCCAAAAGATGACAATGGTAGTTTATTAAAGGTTCATATAGTGGATAGAGCAAATCAAAATGACAGAAAAATTTTCGAAGAGTTCCACGTGGAGAGAGTTCCTACTGTAGCATTTTATAACGGATATATTAGATGGACAGGAGCTCCGTTGGGTGAGGAAATAAGAGCATTAGTTGAGACTATAGTAAGGCTTTCACAAGGCGAGAGCGGGTTAAGTCAAGAAACCATAGAAGCTATAAAATCTAAACTGAACGGTAAAGTAAAGATAGAAACTGTTGTCACGCCATCTTGTCCATACTGTCCTTATGCAGCATTAATGGCACATATGGTTGCTTTTGAGGCTTGCAGAGCAGGAAAGTGTAATGTTATATCTGATGTAGTGGAAGCTTATGAAAATCAAGATATTGCTGAGAAATATCAAGTAATGTCAGTACCATCTATAGCTATAAATGAATCTGTAGAATTTATAGGCGTACCATATGAAGAGAACTTTATCAACGCAATTTTAGAAAAGCAAAAGATAAGCTGA
- a CDS encoding CopG family transcriptional regulator, translating into MRIISIKLTDEEYKELEERARKEGFVLMSDFIKSLIFSTSSYSHGSQVDNAQIVSRIEKKMQDMINPFTSQIDELKQKIAILTERIEILEEKIGENKDTTKDINKKPKKTFESKSLNVKSESQHKKTAIDILRDQGVIYESELKLNNPDAFFDKLETQGAIVITTDPERIAIDSNFYEEFKKKIGSISTSDEIEVQKYLTKQEYKLFQKLRQYSVIYFDADSKSWKFVS; encoded by the coding sequence ATGAGGATAATTTCAATAAAGCTAACAGATGAGGAGTATAAGGAGTTAGAAGAACGGGCGAGAAAAGAAGGTTTCGTTTTAATGAGTGATTTTATTAAATCACTTATTTTCTCTACTTCATCTTATTCTCATGGTTCTCAAGTAGATAATGCGCAAATTGTATCAAGAATAGAAAAAAAGATGCAAGATATGATTAATCCTTTTACTTCTCAGATTGATGAACTTAAACAAAAAATAGCCATATTAACAGAAAGAATAGAGATATTAGAGGAAAAAATAGGCGAAAATAAGGACACTACAAAAGATATAAATAAGAAACCAAAAAAGACTTTTGAGTCTAAATCTCTTAATGTAAAATCTGAAAGTCAACACAAGAAGACTGCGATAGATATACTAAGAGATCAAGGTGTGATATATGAATCTGAATTGAAGTTGAATAATCCTGATGCGTTTTTTGATAAATTAGAAACTCAAGGAGCAATAGTAATAACAACTGACCCAGAGAGGATAGCGATAGACTCTAATTTCTATGAGGAATTTAAGAAGAAAATAGGTAGTATTTCTACTTCAGATGAGATAGAAGTTCAAAAATATTTGACAAAACAAGAATATAAGTTGTTCCAGAAACTTAGACAATATAGTGTTATATACTTTGATGCTGATAGTAAAAGCTGGAAATTTGTGAGTTAA
- the dcd gene encoding dCTP deaminase has protein sequence MILSDRDLKYYLEKSWIKIEPLKNDTVRENGVDLRVGNEIARFKKTDKVFDPDNPDPSFFHTEKGEEFIIQPYEHVLLTTEEYIELNNDVMAFVNLRSTFARLGLFIPPTIVDAGFKGQVTIEVVGSSFPVKIKRGTRFIHLIFARTLTPVEYPYQGKYQGQKGVTLPRFNSQISSFYYQHQSI, from the coding sequence ATGATTCTATCAGATAGGGATTTGAAGTATTATTTAGAAAAGAGTTGGATAAAAATTGAACCACTTAAAAATGACACAGTAAGGGAAAACGGGGTTGACTTAAGAGTAGGTAATGAAATAGCTAGATTCAAAAAAACTGACAAAGTGTTTGATCCTGATAATCCTGATCCTTCTTTCTTCCATACGGAAAAAGGAGAGGAATTTATAATTCAGCCTTATGAACATGTGCTACTAACAACTGAAGAATATATAGAGTTAAATAATGATGTTATGGCTTTCGTGAATCTACGGTCAACATTCGCCAGATTAGGTCTATTTATCCCGCCTACAATAGTTGATGCAGGATTTAAAGGACAAGTAACAATAGAAGTAGTGGGCTCATCTTTTCCTGTAAAAATAAAGAGAGGCACACGTTTCATTCACTTAATCTTTGCCAGAACACTCACACCAGTTGAATATCCATATCAAGGAAAATACCAAGGACAAAAAGGAGTTACATTACCTAGATTTAACTCACAAATTTCCAGCTTTTACTATCAGCATCAAAGTATATAA
- a CDS encoding ATP-dependent DNA ligase, whose protein sequence is MEFKVIAEYFDKLEKISSRLQLTALLADLLSKSDKAVIDKVVYIIQGKLWPDFLGYPELGIGEKFLIKAISIATNTDENSVENLYKSIGDLGEVARRLKSKQQSTGILGFLGTSNKESLTVDEVYSTLSKVALTTGEGSRDLKIRLLAGLLKKADPLEAKFLVRFVEGRLRVGIGDATVLDAMAIAFGGGQSASEIVERAYNLRADLGNIAKIIVEKGIEALKTLKPEVGIPIRPMLAERLSNPEEILKKVGGNALVDYKYDGERAQIHKKGDKIFIFSRRLENITSQYPDVVDYINRYVEGKEFIIEGEIVAIDPESGEMRSFQELMHRKRKSDIYEAIKEYPVNVFLFDLMYYEDVDYTTKPLEVRRKLLESIVKPNDYVKIAHHIQVNNVEDLKSFFYRAISEGGEGVMVKAIGKDAIYQAGARGWLWIKLKRDYQSEMADTVDLVVVGGFYGKGKRGGKISSLLMAAYNPKTDTFESVCKVASGFSDEQLDELQKKLMEIKRDIKHPRVNSKMEPDIWVEPVYVAEIIGAEITISPLHTCCQDVIEKDAGLSIRFPRFIRWRDDKSPEDATTTDEILEMYNKQPKKKIESPSIDESV, encoded by the coding sequence ATGGAGTTTAAAGTTATTGCCGAATATTTTGATAAATTAGAGAAGATATCCTCAAGGCTCCAACTTACAGCTTTACTAGCTGATCTTTTAAGCAAAAGCGATAAGGCAGTTATAGATAAGGTAGTTTATATTATACAAGGCAAATTATGGCCTGATTTTTTAGGTTATCCAGAGCTTGGAATCGGAGAGAAATTCTTAATAAAAGCAATTAGTATAGCTACGAATACAGATGAAAATTCAGTAGAAAATCTCTATAAGTCAATAGGTGATCTTGGAGAAGTAGCTCGAAGGTTAAAAAGCAAGCAGCAAAGTACAGGGATTTTAGGTTTTTTGGGTACTTCAAATAAAGAGAGCTTGACGGTGGATGAAGTTTACTCTACATTATCTAAGGTAGCATTAACAACTGGAGAGGGCAGTAGAGATTTAAAGATAAGATTACTGGCTGGCCTATTAAAAAAGGCAGATCCATTAGAGGCTAAGTTCCTAGTCAGATTTGTTGAAGGTCGACTTAGAGTTGGTATAGGAGATGCAACAGTCTTAGATGCTATGGCAATAGCTTTTGGCGGGGGGCAGTCCGCATCAGAAATAGTTGAAAGAGCGTATAATCTCAGGGCGGATTTGGGAAACATTGCAAAAATTATAGTAGAGAAGGGAATTGAAGCATTAAAGACTCTAAAGCCGGAAGTCGGAATACCAATTAGGCCGATGCTAGCTGAAAGATTATCGAACCCCGAAGAAATATTAAAGAAAGTAGGTGGGAATGCATTAGTTGATTATAAATATGATGGAGAGAGGGCGCAAATACACAAAAAAGGAGACAAAATTTTTATATTTTCTAGAAGATTAGAGAACATTACTTCGCAGTATCCAGATGTAGTAGACTACATTAACAGATATGTTGAAGGCAAAGAGTTCATTATAGAAGGAGAAATAGTGGCTATAGATCCAGAAAGCGGCGAGATGAGATCATTTCAAGAGTTAATGCACAGAAAGAGAAAGTCAGATATTTATGAAGCAATTAAGGAATATCCAGTAAACGTATTTCTCTTTGATTTAATGTATTATGAAGATGTAGATTATACTACAAAGCCGTTGGAAGTTAGGAGAAAATTGTTAGAAAGTATTGTAAAACCAAACGATTATGTAAAAATAGCTCACCATATTCAAGTTAATAATGTAGAGGATCTTAAATCCTTCTTCTATCGAGCAATATCCGAGGGTGGAGAGGGAGTGATGGTGAAGGCAATTGGAAAAGATGCAATATATCAAGCCGGTGCTAGGGGTTGGTTATGGATAAAGCTTAAACGTGATTATCAAAGCGAGATGGCTGATACAGTTGATCTGGTAGTTGTTGGTGGTTTCTATGGGAAGGGTAAAAGAGGCGGTAAGATAAGCTCGCTATTGATGGCTGCATATAATCCTAAGACTGATACTTTCGAATCTGTTTGCAAGGTGGCTAGTGGATTTTCGGACGAGCAACTTGACGAGTTACAAAAGAAGTTAATGGAAATAAAGAGGGATATAAAGCATCCTAGAGTTAATTCTAAGATGGAACCAGATATATGGGTAGAGCCAGTTTATGTAGCGGAAATAATTGGAGCGGAGATAACAATATCTCCTTTACATACTTGTTGCCAAGACGTCATAGAGAAGGATGCTGGTTTATCTATAAGATTTCCTCGATTTATAAGATGGAGAGATGATAAAAGTCCAGAAGACGCTACAACAACTGATGAGATACTTGAAATGTACAACAAGCAACCTAAGAAGAAAATTGAATCGCCATCTATAGACGAGAGCGTTTAA
- a CDS encoding MBL fold metallo-hydrolase, which translates to MQNLVKILPNGAILIGEKFTVDGHYERPFRVVTHFHADHITGLEKSISICDGIIATPITLEILNLDYAIPPRKAFGLNYDIKMTIDDETIVLKKSDHVIGSAQVLITLKNGLEIGYTGDFKNPDKGTPILHPDILIIEATYGRPDFRRPFKDDVESLFADYVRDALISGPVRIYGYHGKLQEIMISLRKMGIDAPFIVGGKISKMTNIAIKYGYNISQVFDESQTEAKEIMRDNWYISFSHYNEFKRRNGKYFNFLLSGWEFRDVVKKIDEKSYTVSFSDHADFDDLIYYVEKTSAKYIITDSGRRSYGKELAEYISKKLGKIAINMP; encoded by the coding sequence GTGCAAAATCTTGTAAAGATACTTCCTAACGGCGCTATCTTGATCGGTGAAAAATTTACTGTAGATGGACATTATGAACGTCCATTCCGGGTTGTTACACATTTTCATGCTGATCATATAACGGGACTTGAGAAAAGTATTTCCATTTGTGATGGCATAATTGCAACACCTATTACGTTAGAGATATTAAATCTGGATTACGCTATACCACCAAGAAAGGCATTTGGTTTAAATTATGATATAAAAATGACTATTGATGATGAGACTATTGTGCTAAAAAAGTCAGATCATGTGATAGGTTCTGCGCAAGTTCTTATTACACTCAAAAACGGTTTAGAAATAGGGTATACCGGTGATTTTAAGAATCCAGATAAAGGTACTCCAATACTTCATCCAGATATTTTAATAATTGAAGCTACGTATGGTAGGCCAGATTTCAGAAGACCTTTTAAAGATGATGTGGAGAGTTTATTTGCAGATTATGTTAGAGATGCGCTTATAAGTGGCCCAGTGAGAATTTACGGCTATCATGGGAAATTGCAAGAGATAATGATCAGTTTAAGAAAAATGGGTATCGATGCTCCTTTTATAGTAGGTGGTAAAATCTCCAAGATGACAAATATTGCAATAAAGTATGGCTATAATATAAGTCAAGTTTTTGATGAAAGTCAAACTGAAGCTAAAGAAATAATGCGTGATAATTGGTATATTTCTTTTTCTCATTATAATGAATTCAAACGAAGAAATGGTAAATACTTCAATTTTTTGTTAAGTGGATGGGAATTTAGGGATGTGGTGAAAAAGATTGATGAAAAGTCATATACTGTATCGTTTAGTGACCATGCTGATTTCGATGATCTTATATATTACGTAGAAAAAACTTCTGCAAAGTATATCATAACTGATAGCGGAAGGAGAAGCTATGGTAAAGAGTTAGCTGAATATATTTCCAAAAAATTAGGTAAAATAGCGATTAATATGCCATAA
- a CDS encoding NAD(P)/FAD-dependent oxidoreductase, translating to MIIIVGAGSHGLSLAYHLVKKGYDKKDITLIEWKRIGYGSSSRNASRYRYHFYSKENVEYAINAINYLRKQSKELEYNSLLLRTGYLWIINEEQEYSLFKKLDSFWSSYNIGGKFIECKYQLPYIKFEGQCYLAPQDGAFHHDYILYSYYYSIKDKISTIYDKVVSLIKDGNKIKGVKLSSGKEVYGNKVIVTAGAWSNEILSSIGINVPIFPEKKEIYITEPLKYFIEPLIINSKLQIYFSQTLKGEIIGGIEDKRDYKFEEFTISISNAIKFLKGIRQLIKGIEGIGILRGWSGYYEMTPDSSQIMGYSDDWPEGLFIDAGYSGHGMMFAPYSGKIMADLIADNIKNKFIDIFSPSRFKLNKLINETLVI from the coding sequence ATGATAATTATCGTTGGCGCTGGTTCACATGGTTTGAGTTTAGCATATCATCTAGTAAAAAAGGGCTATGATAAAAAAGATATAACACTAATAGAGTGGAAAAGAATTGGTTATGGATCGAGCAGCAGGAACGCATCTAGATATAGATATCATTTTTACAGTAAGGAAAACGTAGAGTATGCCATTAATGCGATAAATTATTTAAGGAAACAGTCGAAAGAACTGGAGTATAATTCATTATTATTAAGAACTGGATATTTATGGATCATTAACGAAGAACAAGAGTATAGTTTATTCAAAAAGCTAGATAGTTTTTGGAGCTCATATAATATAGGAGGCAAATTTATAGAATGTAAATACCAATTACCTTACATAAAATTTGAAGGACAATGCTACTTAGCACCTCAAGATGGTGCATTTCATCATGATTACATATTGTATAGTTACTATTATTCAATCAAGGATAAGATTTCGACGATTTATGATAAAGTGGTCTCGCTAATAAAAGATGGCAACAAAATAAAAGGCGTAAAATTAAGTAGCGGAAAAGAAGTATATGGCAATAAGGTTATAGTTACTGCAGGAGCGTGGAGTAATGAAATACTATCCAGTATTGGAATAAATGTACCTATATTTCCAGAGAAAAAAGAAATATATATAACAGAACCTTTAAAATATTTTATTGAACCATTAATTATAAATTCTAAACTTCAAATCTATTTCTCACAGACACTAAAAGGAGAGATAATTGGTGGAATAGAAGATAAAAGGGACTATAAATTTGAGGAGTTCACAATATCTATATCTAATGCCATAAAATTTCTTAAAGGTATAAGACAATTAATAAAAGGAATAGAGGGCATAGGAATATTGAGAGGATGGTCAGGTTATTATGAGATGACTCCAGATAGTTCTCAAATTATGGGATATTCTGATGATTGGCCAGAAGGTCTGTTTATTGATGCAGGCTATAGTGGTCACGGTATGATGTTTGCCCCATACTCTGGAAAAATAATGGCTGATCTAATTGCGGATAACATCAAGAATAAATTCATAGATATCTTCTCGCCTTCCAGATTTAAGTTAAATAAGTTAATTAACGAGACACTTGTAATTTGA
- a CDS encoding (2Fe-2S)-binding protein, producing MDMPIVLSKRHRRPRSIKDCEPGLPYNEIIENGKRIDLCYSSQINKYTRKIEIPVSNSILHNKLLRTFPNLVKTYSKHFINLPDTITSYNGQKELEFLEVQNLIIGGGTSGLGVLSEINKMEKTILVSSNIEWNTYIPYPLPQTNKDEFSKLLKNIINENKDKIVEGVLLGKFDEGIGFLTSNKILIIKAKRIFLASGGRYIPPIFDGNDVPGVISKNLYLRYGNQITNIVALGNSDDIIKALFKVEKRIIINNGILFLSKYYRELIDELGIEIIKSTNLQVKREKSGMIKIITDERTFTSNMLVYAIIKQPKIDHSYNIGISYDFNEYFHLYMPIHSMEGKTYENVYVVGGMRGISDEYTSFLSGKIAVNEKYLDEFINNLRDYTYIYDYYQNKGPKRNFSPYIYGSKGYVCECEDITLNEVKRQISRGFSKVEEIKRITGLGTGECQGKLCTYSLGSFLGDRQLITFRTPLYRMVI from the coding sequence ATGGATATGCCAATAGTACTAAGCAAAAGGCATAGAAGACCTAGAAGTATAAAAGATTGTGAGCCAGGCTTACCATATAACGAGATAATAGAGAACGGAAAAAGAATCGACTTATGTTATAGTTCACAGATTAACAAATATACGAGAAAAATTGAGATACCAGTTAGTAACAGTATCTTACATAATAAACTATTGCGAACATTTCCAAACCTAGTAAAAACTTACTCTAAACACTTTATCAATTTACCAGATACAATAACAAGCTATAATGGTCAAAAAGAGCTGGAATTCCTTGAAGTACAGAATCTAATTATAGGAGGAGGAACTTCTGGGTTAGGGGTCTTATCGGAAATAAATAAGATGGAGAAAACGATCTTGGTATCATCTAATATCGAATGGAATACTTATATACCTTATCCATTACCACAAACTAATAAAGACGAATTCTCTAAGTTATTAAAGAATATTATTAATGAAAATAAGGATAAAATTGTAGAGGGAGTTTTACTAGGTAAATTCGATGAAGGAATAGGATTTCTTACGTCTAACAAGATATTAATAATAAAGGCTAAAAGAATATTTTTAGCAAGTGGAGGAAGATACATTCCACCAATATTTGATGGAAATGACGTACCTGGTGTAATATCAAAGAATCTTTACTTAAGATACGGAAATCAGATTACGAACATAGTTGCTTTAGGAAATAGTGACGATATAATAAAAGCGCTATTTAAAGTTGAAAAGAGAATTATAATCAATAATGGTATATTGTTTTTGTCAAAATATTACAGAGAATTAATAGATGAGCTGGGCATTGAAATAATAAAGAGTACTAACCTGCAAGTGAAAAGGGAAAAAAGTGGAATGATAAAGATAATAACTGATGAAAGAACATTTACTTCAAATATGCTAGTTTATGCAATAATTAAGCAACCAAAAATAGATCATTCATACAATATTGGGATTTCATACGATTTCAATGAGTATTTCCATCTTTATATGCCAATACATTCCATGGAGGGAAAGACTTATGAAAACGTTTACGTAGTTGGAGGAATGCGTGGAATTTCAGATGAATATACCTCATTTTTGAGTGGCAAAATAGCTGTTAATGAGAAATACTTAGATGAATTCATAAATAATTTAAGGGACTATACATATATTTATGATTATTATCAGAATAAGGGACCTAAAAGAAATTTCTCTCCATATATTTATGGAAGTAAGGGATACGTATGCGAATGCGAAGATATTACCCTAAACGAAGTAAAGAGACAGATAAGTAGAGGATTTAGCAAAGTAGAAGAAATAAAAAGAATTACAGGTTTAGGTACAGGTGAGTGCCAAGGAAAGTTATGCACGTATTCATTAGGAAGTTTTCTAGGAGATAGGCAACTCATAACGTTTAGAACTCCATTATATAGAATGGTGATTTGA
- a CDS encoding alkaline phosphatase family protein — protein sequence MRNLKTLLIVIDGVSYSVFNQFRYNLDTMNNLVENGSFGKLESVFPSITPVALASLFTGFLPVNHGITSTKIFIKGYSLSKPLSAHSSIPLKVDPIWYLLAKKEYKVIVTSAPQALPDKWKLKNLTLFDPYKSKIKECSDGAFLDIGNTNINGVNFSIENNNGEYTIKITDIKNNILSLNLRQNEWTSPLEAMMRCKGKEIEGTFRLKGLSNGIYLTPISFLIPNWSNNQELQKEVWENVVKKHGMVLDGDYVSLKSNIISFTEYFETLKFAYDFFYNYSLFLLKREDWDFAITYLPIVDNIQHLLYGIDDSRSLDFIFQVYKMADNFVKAHVELADNIIICSDHGINKVKKRLYLNKFLEKLNVLKIVDNKKIDWKRTKAYYGGGGIIRINLREREKSGIVSKKEFNKLIKYLTINLERLEDPETGERIFTVIYSNETPANDRQGDIVINGVNPKYSISSNIEKNTIFENVIPYNTTTADHGYYRNDDINGIIILYGKNFTKKRIDMKIVDVTPTILKLYGINYKSDGKIINEVFKNGYANSTKQKA from the coding sequence GTGCGTAATTTGAAGACACTACTAATAGTCATTGATGGAGTTAGTTATTCCGTTTTTAATCAATTTAGATATAATTTGGATACTATGAATAATCTTGTTGAGAATGGTAGCTTTGGTAAACTAGAGAGCGTTTTCCCATCAATAACACCAGTAGCATTGGCGTCTTTGTTTACAGGATTCTTACCAGTAAATCATGGAATAACTTCCACCAAGATCTTCATAAAAGGCTATAGTCTAAGTAAACCACTATCTGCACATAGTAGTATACCATTAAAGGTTGATCCAATATGGTATCTTTTAGCGAAGAAAGAGTATAAAGTAATAGTGACTTCAGCACCGCAAGCTTTACCCGATAAATGGAAACTAAAAAATCTTACGTTATTTGATCCCTATAAGTCAAAAATTAAAGAGTGCAGTGATGGAGCTTTTCTCGATATTGGCAATACAAATATAAACGGCGTTAATTTTAGTATTGAAAATAATAATGGGGAATATACTATAAAAATAACTGATATTAAGAATAATATCTTATCATTAAATTTGAGGCAAAATGAATGGACATCTCCACTTGAGGCAATGATGAGATGCAAAGGAAAGGAAATAGAGGGAACGTTTAGATTAAAGGGGTTAAGTAATGGTATTTATCTTACACCGATATCTTTTCTAATTCCTAATTGGTCTAATAATCAAGAGTTACAAAAGGAAGTATGGGAGAACGTTGTTAAAAAACATGGAATGGTCCTAGATGGTGATTATGTTTCTCTAAAATCTAATATAATTAGTTTCACTGAATACTTCGAAACTTTAAAATTCGCCTATGATTTTTTCTATAACTATTCGTTATTTTTGCTTAAACGTGAAGATTGGGATTTCGCAATAACATACCTACCAATAGTAGATAATATACAACACCTACTTTATGGTATAGACGATTCAAGGTCATTAGATTTTATTTTCCAAGTATATAAGATGGCAGATAACTTTGTGAAAGCGCATGTTGAATTAGCTGATAATATAATTATTTGTTCGGATCATGGAATAAATAAGGTCAAAAAGAGATTATATCTTAATAAATTTTTAGAAAAGCTTAACGTACTAAAAATAGTCGATAATAAGAAAATAGATTGGAAGAGAACTAAGGCGTATTATGGTGGCGGAGGAATTATTAGAATTAATCTAAGAGAGAGGGAAAAATCTGGAATAGTAAGTAAAAAGGAATTCAATAAGTTAATTAAATATTTAACTATTAACTTAGAAAGATTGGAAGATCCTGAAACTGGAGAAAGAATATTTACCGTGATATATTCTAATGAGACACCAGCAAATGATAGACAAGGCGATATAGTAATCAATGGCGTTAATCCAAAATACTCCATCTCAAGCAACATAGAAAAAAATACAATATTTGAAAACGTCATTCCTTACAACACGACTACTGCGGACCATGGATATTACAGAAATGATGACATCAACGGGATTATAATATTATATGGAAAAAATTTTACCAAAAAACGAATAGACATGAAAATAGTTGACGTTACACCTACTATATTGAAACTTTATGGAATAAATTATAAATCCGATGGGAAAATTATAAATGAGGTCTTCAAAAATGGATATGCCAATAGTACTAAGCAAAAGGCATAG
- a CDS encoding uroporphyrinogen-III synthase, translating to MRVLFLRPDNEDVELNEKLMILQKNGIEVLNIPIFKIKCIPYSIPNYDYEALAFTSRNSVICFKEHYLLKNHKIYAIGEETSELLIKMYEINPITPGKFTSVELAKRILEDKISSVLGIRSKKASEDMRNLLTSKIKYDEIYVYDSEIIRDNVDRVLEILAKCKVDAIAFTSSLMARLIGPYIGRECKIIVYSIGPMTTETLKRVNNEVKIIESKTHSIKGIIETILVEMK from the coding sequence ATGAGAGTGTTATTCCTTAGGCCTGATAACGAAGATGTAGAACTCAATGAAAAGCTTATGATACTTCAGAAAAATGGGATTGAGGTTCTAAACATACCCATTTTTAAAATAAAATGTATCCCATATTCAATACCTAACTACGATTATGAGGCCCTTGCATTTACAAGCAGAAATTCAGTTATTTGTTTTAAAGAACATTATCTCCTTAAAAATCATAAGATATATGCTATAGGAGAAGAAACTTCAGAGTTGTTAATTAAAATGTACGAAATTAATCCAATAACTCCAGGGAAATTTACAAGTGTAGAACTAGCTAAAAGAATCTTGGAAGATAAGATAAGTAGTGTACTCGGCATAAGGAGTAAAAAAGCTTCTGAAGATATGAGAAATCTTCTTACTAGCAAAATTAAATATGATGAGATTTATGTGTATGACTCAGAAATAATCAGAGATAATGTAGATAGGGTGTTAGAAATTTTAGCTAAATGTAAAGTTGATGCCATAGCATTTACTAGCTCATTGATGGCAAGACTAATTGGTCCTTATATTGGTAGAGAGTGTAAAATTATAGTTTATAGTATAGGTCCAATGACGACAGAAACTTTGAAACGAGTTAATAATGAGGTAAAAATAATAGAAAGTAAAACACATTCTATCAAAGGCATCATAGAAACTATTCTGGTGGAGATGAAATGA